The following proteins come from a genomic window of Candidatus Diapherotrites archaeon:
- the cas2 gene encoding CRISPR-associated endonuclease Cas2 → MFYAISYDIRDDRRRLKVAKVLKDFGERVQLSVFEARLEASELVRLKKRLDPVLDQAQDSVRFYPLCAACVPGIEVLGQGLVTQEADFIII, encoded by the coding sequence ATGTTTTATGCTATCAGCTATGATATCCGGGATGACCGCCGCCGCCTCAAGGTGGCCAAGGTGCTGAAAGACTTCGGCGAACGGGTGCAGCTCTCCGTGTTCGAGGCCCGTCTGGAGGCTTCGGAACTGGTGCGGCTTAAAAAGCGCCTCGATCCTGTCCTGGACCAAGCCCAGGACAGCGTGCGCTTCTATCCCCTGTGCGCCGCCTGCGTACCGGGTATCGAGGTCCTGGGACAGGGACTGGTTACTCAAGAGGCTGATTTTATTATTATTTAA